The Populus alba chromosome 4, ASM523922v2, whole genome shotgun sequence genome contains a region encoding:
- the LOC118050735 gene encoding allene oxide synthase 3 produces the protein MFPPRSAVPLKPIPGSYGLPFFGAIKDRLDYFYNQGKDEFFSSRVEKYKSTVFKTNMPPGPFIAQNPRVIAVLDAISFPILFDTSKIEKFNVLDGTYLPSLSFTGGYRVCAYLDPSEPNHTSLKSLFMSVLASKHKDFVPLFRTCLSQMFIDIEDEVGSKRTANFNDPSDAMSFNFVFRLFCEKDPSETKLGSEGPAMVDKWVGLQLVPLATIGLPKFLKYFEDLLIHTFPIPFFLVKSDYKKLYDAFYASSSSFLDKAESFGIDRDEACHNLVFVAGFNAYGGMKAWFPTLIKWVGKAGEKLHSQLANEIRTVVKEEGGVTFQALEKMTLTKSVVFEALRIEPGVPFQYGKAKEDIVINSHDAAYEIKKGEMIFGYQPFATKDPKIFDHPEEFVGHRFVGEGENLLKYVYWSNGRETEDPTVGNKQCPGKDLMVLLSRLLVVELFLRYDTFTVETAVLPFGSSVTFTSLIKATST, from the coding sequence ATGTTTCCTCCTCGATCAGCAGTCCCATTGAAACCAATACCTGGTAGCTATGGCCTCCCTTTCTTTGGTGCCATCAAAGATCGTCTAGATTATTTCTATAACCAAGGGAAAGACGAGTTCTTCAGCTCCCGTGTTGAGAAATACAAGTCCACAGTTTTCAAAACCAATATGCCTCCTGGCCCTTTTATTGCTCAAAATCCGAGAGTCATTGCTGTTCTTGATGCAATATCATTCCCGATCCTCTTTGACActtccaaaattgaaaaatttaacgTTCTTGATGGCACTTACTTGCCCTCCTTGTCTTTCACTGGAGGATACCGAGTTTGTGCGTATCTTGATCCTTCTGAACCTAATCACACCTCTCTCAAATCCCTTTTCATGTCTGTCCTCGCATCCAAGCACAAGGACTTCGTCCCCCTTTTTAGGACTTGCTTGTCTCAAATGTTCATCGACATTGAAGATGAAGTGGGTTCTAAAAGGACAGCAAATTTCAATGACCCCAGTGATGCAATGTCTTTCAACTTTGTCTTTCGGCTATTCTGCGAAAAAGATCCCTCTGAAACAAAGCTTGGATCGGAAGGACCTGCCATGGTAGATAAATGGGTCGGCTTACAACTTGTTCCACTTGCAACCATAGGATTACcaaagtttttgaaatattttgaagatctTTTGATACACACATTTCCAATACCATTTTTCTTAGTAAAGTCTGATTATAAGAAGCTTTATGATGCATTTTATGCGTCTTCGAGTTCGTTTCTAGACAAAGCTGAGAGTTTTGGAATTGACAGAGATGAAGCTTGCCATAACCTAGTGTTTGTTGCTGGTTTTAACGCTTATGGGGGCATGAAAGCTTGGTTTCCTACTTTGATCAAGTGGGTTGGCAAGGCAGGAGAGAAGTTACACAGCCAACTTGCGAATGAAATCAGGACCGTTGTTAAAGAGGAAGGTGGGGTCACCTTCCAGGCCCTGGAAAAGATGACTTTGACCAAATCAGTAGTTTTTGAAGCCTTAAGGATTGAACCCGGGGTCCCATTCCAATACGGGAAGGCTAAGGAGGACATTGTGATCAACAGTCATGATGCAGCTTATGAGATCAAGAAAGGTGAGATGATCTTTGGATATCAGCCGTTCGCTACAAAGGATCCTAAGATTTTCGATCATCCTGAGGAGTTTGTGGGGCATAGGTTTGTGGGAGAAGGAGAGAATCTATTGAAGTATGTTTACTGGTCAAACGGGCGGGAGACGGAGGATCCAACTGTGGGGAATAAGCAATGTCCTGGGAAGGATCTAATGGTGCTCTTGTCTAGGCTATTGGTGGTGGAGCTTTTCCTCCGATATGACACGTTCACGGTGGAGACGGCTGTGTTACCGTTTGGATCATCAGTGACATTTACTTCATTGATCAAGGCCACAAGCACTTGA